The following coding sequences lie in one Phragmites australis chromosome 8, lpPhrAust1.1, whole genome shotgun sequence genomic window:
- the LOC133926628 gene encoding uncharacterized protein At3g17950-like, with product MAVQLPQRIPPSVQPLQSRDFVQVYEMPTSKQSRRHHRRSTTSPSRHHNQLPCQVPAAYKPSCFSSVFASGRHHHHPSPTSGHGSARAGRAGPMDLDAGMIPTSPSADSSPSSSDLDTESTGSFFPDRSTTLGTLMGVSVLGGAQRRAPGALAGEEREQTQRAAQEEEGEDGRRGGGVWQRRRRRRRRRGRSLGGSWWRLCRDDDGGPPTSLGEFLDMERQLACADFLCDGTGASGRETAAAAAAAASVAATTMFEDGRVRPPQAQQPVAAADERGRWRLLRASEGSSSSTSSLARLPVLLTGICSGGAG from the exons ATGGCCGTGCAGTTACCTCAAAGGATCCCTCCATCCGTGCAGCCGCTTCAGTCACGAGACTTTGTACAAGTTTACGAGATGCCGACGAGTAAACAAAGCCGTAGGCACCACCGGCGCTCCACTACATCGCCGTCACGGCACCACAACCAACTGCCCTGCCAAGTGCCAGCTGCCTATAAACCCTCTTGCTTCTCTTCAGTCTTTGCCAgtggccgccaccaccaccacccctcGCCCACATCCGGCCACGGTTCTGCCAGagcgggccgggccgggccgatGGACCTCGACGCCGGCATGATCCCCACCTCCCCCTCGGCCGACtcctcgccgtcctcctccgacctCGACACCGAG TCGACGGGGTCGTTCTTCCCGGACAGGAGCACGACGCTGGGGACGCTGATGGGCGTGTCGGTGTTAGGCGGAGCGCAGCGGCGGGCGCCGGGGGCGCTGgcgggggaggagagggaacaGACGCAGCGTGCAgcgcaggaggaggagggggaagacgggaggcgcggcggcggcgtgtggcagcggaggaggcggcggcggcggcggcgcgggcgcagCCTCGGCGGGAGCTGGTGGCGGCTGTGCCGGGACGACGACGGCGGGCCGCCGACGTCGCTGGGCGAGTTCCTGGACATGGAGAGGCAGCTCGCTTGCGCTGACTTCCTGTGCGACGGGACCGGCGCCTCGGGGAGGGAgacggctgcggctgcggctgctgcGGCGTCCGTGGCGGCCACGACGATGTTCGAGGACGGGAGGGTGCGGCCCCCGCAGGCGCAGCAACCGGTGGCCGCGGCGGACGAGAGGGGGAGGTGGCGGCTTCTGCGGGCGTCAGAAgggtcgtcgtcgtcgacctCGTCGCTGGCAAGGTTGCCGGTGCTGCTCACCGGCATCTGCAGCGGCGGAGCTGGGTAA
- the LOC133926627 gene encoding endoglucanase 17-like, with the protein MAPKAAAVVAVALLLAASSAVTAVRAMHDYDDALHKSILFFEGQRSGRLPPDQRLRWRQDSAIHDGAAAGVDLTGGYYDAGDNVKFGFPMAFTATLMSWGLIDFERSFGAHEAEARKAVRWATDYLMKATATPDTVYVQVGDAFRDHSCWERPEDMDTPRTVYKVDPAHPGSDVAAETAAALAAGSIVFRDADPAYSQRLLDRAIKVFEFADKHRGPYSSSLHAAVCPCYCDYSGYQDELLWGAAWLHKASRRREYRDYIKRNEVVLGASDAINEFGWDNKHAGINVLISKEVLMGKDEYFQSFRVNADNFICTLLPGISGHPQIQYSPGGLLFKVGNSNMQHVTSLSFLLLAYSKYLSHASARVPCGGGASASPVQLRRVAQRQVDYILGDNPLRMSYMVGYGPRFPKRIHHRASSLPSVSAHPARIGCKAGAAYYASPAPNPNLLVGAVVGGPSNSTDAFPDARAVFQQSEPTTYINAPLLGLLAYFSAHPNPAQWGGD; encoded by the exons ATGGCGCCGAAGGCAGCGGCGGTGGTTGCGGTTGCGCTGCTGCTCGCGGCGTCGTCGGCAGTGACGGCGGTGCGTGCCATGCACGACTACGACGACGCCCTCCACAAGAGCATCCTCTTCTTCGAGGGCCAGCGCTCAGGCCGGCTGCCCCCCGACCAGCGCCTTCGCTGGCGCCAGGACTCTGCGATCCacgacggcgccgccgccggc GTGGACCTGACGGGCGGGTACTACGACGCCGGCGACAACGTGAAGTTCGGGTTCCCGATGGCGTTCACGGCGACGCTCATGTCGTGGGGGCTGATCGACTTCGAGCGCAGCTTCGGCGCGCACGAGGCGGAGGCCCGGAAGGCGGTGCGGTGGGCGACGGACTAcctgatgaaggcgacggcgacCCCCGACACGGTGTACGTGCAGGTGGGCGACGCGTTCCGCGACCACTCGTGCTGGGAGCGGCCCGAGGACATGGACACCCCGCGCACCGTGTACAAGGTGGACCCCGCGCACCCGGGCTCCGACGTCGCCGCCGAgaccgccgccgcgctcgcggCCGGCTCCATCGTCTTCCGCGACGCCGACCCCGCCTACTCCCAGCGCCTCCTCGACCGCGCCATCAAG GTGTTCGAGTTCGCGGACAAGCACAGGGGGCCCTACAGCAGCAGCCTGCACGCGGCGGTGTGCCCCTGCTACTGCGACTACTCGGGGTACCAGGACGAGCTGCTGTGGGGCGCGGCGTGGCTGCACAAGGCGTCTCGGCGGCGCGAGTACCGCGACTACATCAAGCGGAACGAGGTGGTGCTCGGCGCCAGCGACGCCATCAACGAGTTCGGCTGGGACAACAAGCACGCCGGCATCAACGTCCTCATCTCCAAG GAGGTCCTGATGGGCAAGGACGAGTACTTCCAGTCGTTCCGCGTGAACGCCGACAACTTCATCTGCACCCTCCTCCCCGGCATCTCCGGCCACCCCCAGATCCAGTACTCCCCCGGCGGCCTCCTCTTCAAGGTGGGCAACAGCAACATGCAGCACGTGACGTcgctctccttcctcctcctcgcctaCTCCAAGTACCTCAGCCACGCCAGCGCCCGGGTcccctgcggcggcggcgcctccgcctcccccgTCCAGCTCCGCCGCGTCGCCCAGCGGCAGGTGGACTACATCCTGGGCGACAACCCGCTGCGGATGTCGTACATGGTGGGGTATGGCCCGCGGTTCCCGAAGCGGATCCACCACCGCGCCAGCTCGCTGCCCTCGGTGTCGGCCCACCCAGCGCGGATCGGGTGCAAGGCCGGCGCGGCCTACTACGCCAGCCCGGCGCCCAACCCGAACCTCCTCGTGGGCGCCGTGGTGGGCGGGCCCAGCAACAGCACCGACGCCTTCCCCGACGCGCGGGCCGTGTTCCAGCAGTCCGAGCCCACCACCTACATCAACGCGCCGCTGCTCGGACTCCTCGCCTACTTCTCTGCCCACCCCAACCCGGCCCAGTGGGGCGGCGACTGA
- the LOC133926629 gene encoding signal recognition particle 9 kDa protein-like, which yields MVYVDSWDEFVERSVQLFRADPIDTRYVMKYRHCEGKLVLKVTDDRECLKFKTDQAQDAKKMEKLNNIFFALMTRGPDADISEVSGKEQAEQHQSKKGRGRRQ from the exons ATGGTGTACGTGGATTCGTGGGACGAGTTCGTGGAGCGGTCCGTGCAGCTCTTCCGCGCCGACCCCATCGAC ACCCGCTACGTGATGAAGTACCGGCACTGCGAGGGGAAGCTCGTGCTCAAGGTCACTGACGACCGCGAG TGCTTGAAGTTTAAGACAGATCAAGCTCAAGATGCAAAGAAGATGGAGAAGCTAAACAACATCTTTTTTGCTCTCATGACTCGTGGGCCTGATG CTGATATCAGTGAAGTTTCAGGGAAGGAACAGGCAGAACAACATCAATCAAAGAAAGGACGGGGCAGAAGGCAGTAG
- the LOC133927596 gene encoding uncharacterized protein LOC133927596 — MPDGLNDINVLHRSNIFGRLTNKTALPVSYTINSNTYDMCYYLGDEIYPEWAIIVKAISAPRGNKSVHVSVLQASTRKDVELAFGVLQARFAIICSLDRIWKQNTLHNIMTACVIMHNMIIENERGSDQEEVYDYMGEKVRLGRDPNQDVLRYRSNSSNKELSIAPPTV, encoded by the coding sequence ATGCCTGATGGTCTGAATGACATAAATGTTTTGCACCGCTCTAACATTTTCGGCAGGCTAACGAACAAGACTGCACTGCCTGTGTCATACACCATTAATAGTAACACTTATGACATGTGCTACTACCTAGGTGATGAAATTTACCCTGAATGGGCGATCATAGTCAAGGCAATTTCAGCACCAAGGGGGAACAAGAGCGTGCATGTCTCCGTCCTACAAGCATCAACAAGGAAAGATGTTGAACTCGCATTTGGTGTCCTGCAGGCTAGGTTCGCCATAATTTGCAGTCTAGATAGAATTTGGAAGCAAAACACACTTCACAACATTATGACCGCGTGTGTCAtaatgcacaacatgataattgagAACGAGAGGGGCTCCGATCAAGAGGAGGTGTATGATTATATGGGCGAGAAAGTAAGATTGGGTCGCGATCCAAACCAAGATGTCCTCCGGTATAGAAGTAACTCAAGCAATAAGGAACTGAGTATTGCACCACCAACTGTGTGA